A window of the Polaribacter sp. HaHaR_3_91 genome harbors these coding sequences:
- a CDS encoding DUF4252 domain-containing protein, with the protein MKHLATILFTLFITAISAQDAAFQNFYNSNKEKSTFSINLSASLAGSFLDNEDDDDLMNIIRKSSDFKLMIFDNKDNNLSKDFRKFGRKNNLKTLARVKENGSKAELFFIEKGSYIREIIIRANSDSEKMVLFGVKTKITHDELAAMISSSDVKYSSN; encoded by the coding sequence ATGAAACATTTAGCAACAATTTTATTCACACTTTTTATAACAGCTATTTCTGCACAAGATGCGGCATTTCAAAATTTCTACAATTCAAATAAAGAAAAATCTACGTTCTCTATCAATTTATCAGCTTCATTAGCAGGTTCATTTTTAGATAATGAAGACGATGACGATTTAATGAACATCATTAGAAAATCGAGCGATTTTAAATTAATGATTTTTGATAATAAAGACAATAATCTCTCTAAGGATTTTAGAAAATTCGGCAGAAAAAACAATCTAAAAACGCTTGCTCGAGTAAAAGAAAACGGAAGTAAAGCCGAATTATTTTTTATAGAGAAAGGTAGCTACATTAGAGAAATAATTATTAGAGCAAACAGCGATTCAGAAAAAATGGTGCTGTTTGGGGTAAAAACTAAAATTACACACGATGAATTAGCCGCAATGATTTCTTCTTCGGATGTAAAGTATTCATCAAATTAA
- a CDS encoding Ig-like domain-containing protein, translating to MRHFFRLIFFSISIVILTNCARTGNPEGGPKDEDAPLFVTSKPAYETINFDAKEIELNFNEYIKLKDLNKQLIVSPPLKTPLLVTPQSTASKFLNIKILDTLQENTTYIINFGNAIEDNNEGNKLESFKYVFSTGKYIDSLSTSGKIKDAYLDESQKNINVLLYKIDSSFTDSIVFKKKPNYVTSSLDTSLFNLTNLKEGKYLMVALKETVNDYLFNPREDKIGFFTDTITLPRDSIIKKPIILFKETQPYSFKRGKEITRGKIEFGYEGVIKDLKVQIISDTPEDFRSVSKLEIDKDTLNYWYKPFEADSLNFIVTNDRFIDTVTVNLRKKKTDSLILSSSVSGTLQLRDTFFIKGNNPLVKIDTSKITLVDKDTLSVPFVSIISNIENKIAFIFDKEPQQKYAFKMMPDAISDIFEQKNDTLNFKFTTKEIEDYGRITMDIVNETSNHLIIELLEGKNKDKLIERRFITGSGQIRYNLLEPKTYFIRAIIDENKNNKWDTGNYLLKQQPESIIYYPQELKLRANYYLDGNVFTVKNPE from the coding sequence GTGAGACACTTTTTTAGATTAATTTTTTTTAGCATTTCAATTGTAATTTTAACTAACTGCGCAAGAACAGGAAACCCAGAAGGTGGTCCTAAAGACGAAGACGCCCCTTTGTTCGTGACCTCTAAACCAGCATATGAAACCATTAATTTTGATGCAAAAGAGATAGAATTAAACTTTAACGAGTATATAAAATTAAAGGACCTAAACAAACAACTAATTGTTTCTCCTCCTCTAAAAACACCTTTATTGGTTACACCACAAAGTACGGCTAGTAAATTTTTAAACATCAAAATACTTGATACTTTACAAGAAAACACTACCTATATTATAAACTTTGGTAATGCTATTGAAGATAATAATGAAGGAAACAAGTTAGAAAGTTTTAAATATGTTTTTTCTACTGGTAAATATATAGACTCACTTTCTACTTCTGGTAAAATTAAAGATGCTTATTTAGACGAAAGTCAAAAAAACATCAATGTTTTATTATATAAAATAGATAGTTCTTTTACAGATTCCATCGTTTTTAAAAAGAAACCAAATTATGTAACAAGTTCTTTAGACACTTCTCTTTTTAACCTTACAAACTTAAAAGAAGGTAAGTATTTAATGGTTGCTTTAAAAGAAACTGTCAACGATTACCTTTTTAATCCAAGGGAAGATAAAATAGGTTTTTTTACAGATACCATAACTTTACCTAGAGATAGTATTATAAAAAAACCAATAATATTATTTAAAGAAACTCAACCTTATTCATTTAAACGTGGTAAAGAAATTACAAGAGGTAAAATTGAATTTGGTTATGAAGGTGTCATAAAAGATCTAAAAGTTCAAATTATCTCTGATACTCCAGAAGACTTTAGAAGTGTTTCTAAGCTAGAAATAGATAAAGACACACTAAATTACTGGTACAAACCTTTTGAAGCGGATTCTTTAAATTTTATAGTTACAAACGATAGATTTATAGATACAGTTACTGTAAATCTTCGTAAGAAAAAAACAGACTCGTTAATTTTAAGTTCTTCTGTAAGCGGAACACTACAACTTAGGGATACTTTTTTTATAAAAGGAAACAACCCGCTTGTAAAAATTGATACGAGCAAGATTACCTTGGTAGATAAAGATACATTATCAGTTCCTTTTGTTAGTATAATTTCTAACATAGAAAATAAAATAGCCTTTATTTTTGATAAAGAACCACAACAGAAATATGCTTTTAAGATGATGCCAGACGCTATTTCTGATATCTTTGAACAAAAAAACGATACTTTAAACTTCAAATTTACTACAAAAGAAATTGAAGATTACGGAAGAATTACCATGGATATTGTAAACGAAACTTCTAATCATTTAATTATTGAACTTTTAGAAGGAAAAAACAAAGACAAACTTATAGAAAGACGCTTTATTACAGGTTCTGGGCAAATACGATACAATCTATTAGAACCAAAAACATATTTTATTAGAGCCATTATTGATGAAAATAAAAACAATAAATGGGACACTGGTAATTACTTGTTAAAACAACAACCGGAAAGCATTATTTATTATCCTCAGGAATTAAAATTACGTGCAAACTACTACTTAGACGGAAATGTCTTTACTGTTAAAAATCCGGAATAA
- the alr gene encoding alanine racemase — protein MNNHVTVLEIDGDALLHNLNYFKGKLQPETKVLAVVKAFAYGSDAVQIAKFLENKVDYFAVAYVHEGIALREAGVESPILVLHPHIQNLQSVVNYRLEPCLYNFKIFNAFLKLADEIPLMNYPVHIKFNTGLNRLGFWHTDIPNIIAELKEATHVKVASLFSHLAASEDLEEQDFTINQINNFAYIAQQFYKHLGYEPMLHILNTSGVINYPKAQFNMVRIGIGLYGFGNDEKETAQLKNTHNLKSIISQIHIIEPGETVGYNRAFTAKRQSKTATIPIGHADGLSRRLGNKKGYVIIKNQKAHIIGNVCMDMIMVDITKIDCAEGDEVIIFNNQEMIQHIADVSETIPYETLTAISQRVNKMLK, from the coding sequence ATGAATAACCATGTTACAGTTTTAGAAATTGATGGAGATGCACTATTGCATAACCTAAATTATTTTAAAGGCAAATTACAACCAGAAACAAAAGTTCTAGCGGTTGTTAAAGCTTTTGCCTATGGTAGTGATGCCGTACAAATTGCTAAATTTTTAGAAAATAAGGTAGATTATTTTGCCGTAGCTTATGTTCATGAAGGAATAGCTTTGCGTGAAGCTGGTGTAGAAAGTCCTATTTTAGTTTTACACCCACACATACAAAACTTACAATCTGTTGTAAACTATAGGTTAGAGCCTTGTTTATACAATTTTAAAATTTTTAATGCCTTTTTAAAACTGGCTGATGAAATTCCGTTAATGAATTACCCAGTTCATATAAAGTTTAATACAGGCTTAAATAGATTAGGGTTTTGGCATACAGATATTCCTAATATAATTGCCGAATTAAAGGAAGCAACACACGTAAAAGTAGCTTCTTTATTTTCTCACTTAGCTGCAAGTGAAGATTTAGAAGAACAAGACTTTACCATTAATCAAATAAATAACTTTGCATACATTGCCCAACAATTTTACAAACATTTAGGGTACGAACCAATGCTGCATATTTTAAATACTTCTGGCGTAATAAACTACCCAAAAGCACAATTTAATATGGTTAGAATTGGTATTGGCTTGTATGGTTTTGGTAACGATGAAAAAGAAACGGCTCAACTTAAAAATACACATAATCTAAAATCTATTATTTCTCAAATTCATATTATAGAACCAGGAGAAACAGTTGGCTACAATAGAGCTTTTACCGCCAAAAGACAAAGCAAAACGGCAACCATACCAATTGGTCATGCAGATGGTTTGTCTAGAAGATTGGGAAATAAAAAGGGCTATGTTATTATCAAGAATCAAAAAGCACACATTATTGGTAACGTTTGTATGGACATGATTATGGTAGATATTACTAAAATTGATTGTGCTGAAGGTGATGAAGTAATCATCTTTAATAATCAAGAAATGATACAACATATTGCCGATGTTTCTGAAACAATACCTTACGAAACCTTAACCGCAATTTCACAGCGTGTTAACAAAATGTTAAAGTGA
- a CDS encoding ABC transporter permease translates to MSSKFDAYQKRRLLSSYLSVVVSIALVLFMVGILGLVLLKSTFVANKVKEKVAITLFLKDNVSTKNRNSFKDSLLEEEFTRTIIYTSKEKAAKIYSEEIGEDFLEFLGENPLKNGIDIYLKADYVTPEKMQELETRFLKNAFVSDVSYDKPLINLLTKNIKRISFWLLVVCGFFGLIAMILINSSIRLSIYSKRFNIKTMQMVGATKGFIRRPFIWQSIKLGIFGALLALVALGVIIYYADQLAPSLHLVKDYVTLGYLVGGVLISAFLITWISTYFATQRFLNLQTDELYY, encoded by the coding sequence ATGTCTTCTAAATTTGATGCTTATCAAAAACGACGACTGCTATCTTCTTACTTATCAGTAGTAGTAAGTATAGCCTTAGTACTTTTTATGGTCGGTATTTTAGGGTTAGTTTTGTTAAAATCTACCTTTGTTGCCAATAAAGTAAAAGAAAAAGTAGCGATAACTTTGTTCTTAAAAGATAATGTTTCTACTAAAAATAGAAACAGTTTTAAAGATTCTTTATTAGAAGAAGAATTTACAAGAACAATTATTTATACGAGTAAAGAAAAAGCTGCAAAAATCTATAGCGAAGAAATTGGTGAAGACTTTCTAGAATTTTTAGGTGAAAATCCGTTAAAAAACGGAATAGATATCTACTTAAAAGCAGATTATGTAACACCTGAAAAAATGCAAGAATTAGAAACACGTTTTCTCAAAAATGCTTTTGTTTCTGATGTTTCTTATGATAAACCTTTAATTAACTTATTAACCAAAAACATAAAACGAATTAGCTTTTGGCTATTGGTTGTTTGTGGTTTCTTTGGGTTAATAGCAATGATATTAATTAATAGTTCTATTAGATTATCTATATATTCTAAGCGATTTAATATTAAAACCATGCAAATGGTTGGTGCAACAAAAGGCTTTATAAGAAGACCTTTTATTTGGCAAAGTATTAAATTGGGTATTTTTGGAGCCCTTTTAGCCCTAGTTGCTTTAGGAGTTATTATTTATTATGCAGATCAGCTAGCACCTAGTTTACATTTGGTTAAAGATTATGTTACGCTAGGATATTTAGTTGGAGGTGTTTTAATATCAGCTTTTTTAATTACGTGGATTAGTACTTATTTTGCAACACAACGTTTTTTAAACTTACAAACAGACGAACTTTATTATTAA
- a CDS encoding undecaprenyl-diphosphate phosphatase — translation MDILEAIILGVIQGLTEFLPVSSSGHLELAKVILGDTSVPEESLTFTVVLHFATALSTLVIFRKEVAEIFKGLFQFKWNDESKFSLKIILSMIPAVAVGLLFEEQLESFFGGKILLVGVMLLVTAVLLLLADKAKNTNKEVTFSNSLIIGISQAIAMLPGISRSGATISTSVLLGIDRTKAARFSFLMVVPLIFGKIGKDLLGGDLSFQSSEMLPISIGFVAAFLSGLLACKWMIALVKKSKLSYFSLYCAIVGFVAIGYALLN, via the coding sequence ATGGATATATTAGAAGCAATAATCTTAGGTGTAATACAAGGATTAACAGAGTTTTTACCAGTTTCTTCAAGTGGTCATTTAGAATTGGCTAAGGTAATTTTAGGAGATACTTCTGTACCGGAAGAAAGTTTAACTTTTACAGTGGTTTTACACTTTGCTACAGCACTAAGTACTTTGGTTATTTTTAGAAAAGAAGTAGCAGAAATTTTTAAAGGGTTGTTTCAGTTTAAATGGAATGATGAATCTAAGTTTTCTTTAAAAATTATTCTTTCAATGATTCCAGCTGTTGCTGTTGGTTTACTTTTTGAAGAACAATTAGAGTCTTTTTTTGGAGGAAAAATTCTATTAGTAGGGGTTATGTTGTTAGTAACTGCTGTACTTTTATTATTAGCAGATAAAGCAAAAAATACGAATAAAGAAGTAACATTTTCTAATTCATTAATAATTGGAATTTCTCAAGCAATTGCAATGTTGCCAGGTATTTCTAGATCTGGAGCAACAATTTCTACCTCTGTTTTATTAGGTATTGATAGAACAAAAGCAGCCCGTTTTTCTTTCTTAATGGTGGTTCCATTAATTTTTGGTAAAATAGGTAAAGATTTATTAGGTGGAGACTTAAGTTTTCAATCTTCAGAAATGTTGCCTATTTCAATTGGTTTTGTAGCTGCTTTTTTATCAGGTTTATTAGCCTGTAAATGGATGATTGCATTGGTTAAAAAAAGTAAGTTATCTTACTTCTCATTATACTGTGCTATTGTTGGTTTTGTTGCTATTGGTTACGCTCTTTTAAATTAA
- a CDS encoding ComF family protein, giving the protein MRILKDLFNLFYPKLCANCDNQLTKNENAICTFCRHDLPLTNFTNYSENKITKTFYGRITIEKAYSLLFYRKIGITKKLIHELKYKGNEEVGVFFGNWLGEMLIENNEFSAIDVIVPVPLHPKKRRERGYNQVSKFGESLSNHLNKTFVEDILLRTSSSKTQTFKARFERFNNNDTKFQLSNITALKNKHILLIDDVITTGATLEACAKELQKTEGVKISILTMAYTE; this is encoded by the coding sequence ATGCGAATTTTAAAAGACTTATTCAATCTTTTTTACCCCAAATTATGTGCAAATTGCGATAATCAACTCACTAAGAATGAAAATGCAATATGTACATTTTGCAGGCACGACTTACCTTTAACTAATTTTACAAACTATTCTGAAAATAAAATAACTAAAACATTCTATGGAAGAATTACCATAGAAAAAGCATATTCTTTATTATTTTACAGAAAAATAGGGATAACCAAAAAATTAATTCACGAATTAAAATACAAAGGAAATGAAGAAGTAGGTGTGTTTTTCGGAAATTGGCTGGGAGAGATGTTAATAGAAAATAATGAATTTTCTGCTATTGATGTTATTGTTCCCGTTCCGTTGCATCCTAAAAAACGAAGGGAAAGAGGTTATAATCAAGTTTCAAAATTTGGAGAATCCTTAAGTAATCACCTAAATAAAACCTTTGTAGAAGATATTTTATTAAGAACTTCCTCCTCAAAAACTCAAACTTTTAAAGCTCGTTTTGAGCGTTTTAATAATAACGATACAAAATTTCAGTTATCTAACATAACAGCCTTAAAAAATAAACACATTTTACTAATTGATGATGTTATTACAACTGGTGCAACTTTAGAAGCTTGTGCAAAAGAGCTGCAAAAAACCGAAGGTGTAAAAATTAGTATTTTAACAATGGCATACACCGAATAA
- a CDS encoding thymidine kinase, with product MFLENTVNHSEQFGWIEVVCGSMFSGKTEELIRRLKRAQFAKQRVEIFKPEVDTRYDEEEVVSHNDNRIRSTPVPVASNIRLLATDVDVVGIDEAQFFDDEIVAVCNDLANRGVRVIVAGLDMDFKGKPFGPMPALMATAEYVTKVHAVCTHTGNLANYSFRKTQNEDLVLLGETQEYEPLSRAAYYKALQKQKMLTQKDVDSTKE from the coding sequence ATGTTTCTCGAAAATACAGTAAATCATTCAGAACAATTTGGCTGGATTGAAGTAGTTTGTGGTTCTATGTTCTCTGGTAAAACAGAAGAATTGATTAGAAGATTAAAACGTGCTCAATTTGCAAAACAACGTGTAGAAATCTTCAAACCTGAGGTTGATACACGCTATGATGAAGAAGAAGTAGTTTCTCATAATGATAATAGAATTCGCTCTACACCTGTGCCTGTTGCCTCTAACATTCGCTTATTAGCAACTGATGTTGATGTTGTTGGTATTGATGAAGCTCAGTTTTTTGACGATGAAATTGTTGCCGTTTGTAACGACCTTGCCAACCGAGGTGTTCGAGTAATTGTTGCGGGGTTAGATATGGATTTTAAAGGAAAACCATTTGGTCCAATGCCTGCTTTAATGGCAACTGCAGAATACGTTACAAAAGTACATGCAGTATGCACACATACAGGAAACTTGGCAAATTACAGTTTTAGAAAAACCCAAAATGAGGATTTAGTACTATTAGGAGAAACCCAAGAATATGAGCCTTTAAGTAGAGCTGCATATTACAAGGCACTCCAAAAACAAAAAATGTTAACACAAAAAGATGTTGATTCAACTAAGGAATAA
- a CDS encoding DUF3098 domain-containing protein translates to MANENTEQPVFLFGKRNYTFMIIGLIVIAMGFIFMSGGGSDNPEVFNEEIYNWQRIRLAPTLVIIGLGIEIYAILANPKK, encoded by the coding sequence ATGGCAAACGAAAACACAGAACAACCAGTATTTTTATTTGGTAAAAGAAATTATACTTTCATGATTATTGGACTCATCGTTATTGCAATGGGTTTTATATTTATGTCAGGTGGAGGAAGTGATAATCCTGAGGTTTTTAATGAAGAAATCTATAATTGGCAGCGTATTCGTTTAGCGCCAACTTTAGTAATTATTGGTTTAGGAATTGAAATTTATGCTATTTTAGCAAATCCAAAAAAATAA
- a CDS encoding cystathionine gamma-synthase codes for MKFNTKTIHGGQKPEETTGAVMPPVFLTSTFAKTSPTKHKGFEYSRGGNPTRAALENSLASLENGTHGFAFASGLAAIDAVLRLLNPGDEIIAGDDLYGGSYRMFTKLFQKYGLEFSFVNMDDVANITNAITENTKLVWIETPTNPLMKIADIKAISSAVKDIDATILIGVDNTFATPYLQQPLDLGTDIVMHSATKYLGGHSDLIMGALVVKDKKLAEDIHFIQYAAGAISGPMDSFLALRGIKTLHIRMQRHCENGIVVAKFLEKHPKVSQVYYPGLENHPNYELAKSQMNGFGGMVSFRLKEETQEAAYAFLKNTKIFTLAESLGGVESLSNHPISMSHGSIPAPEKERMGITNSLIRLSVGIEDIEDILTDLEQALKA; via the coding sequence ATGAAATTCAATACCAAAACAATTCACGGAGGTCAAAAACCAGAAGAAACTACCGGAGCAGTAATGCCTCCAGTTTTTTTAACATCTACTTTTGCTAAAACGAGTCCTACGAAACACAAAGGATTCGAATATTCTAGAGGAGGAAACCCAACAAGGGCTGCCTTAGAAAATAGTTTAGCATCTTTAGAAAATGGAACTCACGGATTTGCATTTGCATCGGGTTTGGCAGCAATAGATGCTGTTTTACGTTTATTAAATCCTGGAGATGAAATTATTGCAGGAGACGATTTATATGGTGGAAGTTATAGAATGTTTACCAAGTTATTTCAAAAATACGGATTAGAGTTTTCTTTTGTAAATATGGACGATGTTGCAAACATTACAAATGCCATTACGGAAAATACAAAGCTAGTTTGGATAGAAACACCAACCAATCCATTGATGAAAATTGCCGATATTAAAGCAATTTCATCAGCAGTAAAAGATATTGATGCTACTATTTTAATAGGAGTAGACAATACGTTTGCAACGCCATATTTACAGCAACCTTTAGATTTAGGAACTGATATTGTAATGCATTCTGCAACAAAATATTTAGGAGGCCATAGCGATTTAATTATGGGCGCTTTGGTTGTAAAAGATAAAAAGCTGGCAGAAGATATTCATTTTATTCAATACGCAGCAGGCGCAATTTCTGGACCAATGGACTCTTTTTTAGCATTAAGGGGTATAAAAACGTTACATATAAGAATGCAACGACATTGTGAAAACGGAATTGTAGTGGCTAAATTTTTAGAAAAGCATCCAAAAGTTAGTCAAGTTTATTATCCTGGTTTAGAAAATCATCCAAACTACGAATTGGCAAAAAGTCAAATGAATGGTTTTGGAGGAATGGTTTCTTTCCGACTAAAAGAGGAGACACAAGAAGCAGCATATGCATTTTTAAAAAACACTAAAATATTTACGCTTGCAGAATCTTTAGGCGGCGTAGAAAGTTTATCTAATCATCCAATTAGCATGTCTCATGGTTCTATTCCTGCTCCAGAAAAAGAGCGAATGGGAATTACAAATTCCTTAATTCGTTTAAGTGTAGGTATTGAAGATATAGAAGATATACTTACTGATTTAGAACAAGCCTTAAAAGCATAA
- a CDS encoding DinB family protein produces MNIQFDLLRTSRTLVLKELEGLTLEQIHTTPAGFKNNIAWNVAHLVVTQQLLNYKLAGLNCLCPDELIEDYKKGTVPTKTFTEEEFEEVKELLLGLPDTLQEDYEAGIFENFVEYPTSTGFVLNSIEVAISFNNFHEGIHYGIIRSIKKFL; encoded by the coding sequence ATGAACATACAATTCGATCTTTTAAGAACATCTCGCACACTAGTTTTAAAAGAATTAGAGGGCTTAACTTTAGAACAAATCCATACTACACCAGCTGGTTTTAAAAATAACATTGCTTGGAATGTGGCACATTTAGTGGTTACGCAGCAGCTTTTAAACTACAAATTAGCAGGTTTAAACTGTTTATGTCCAGATGAGTTAATCGAAGATTATAAAAAAGGAACCGTACCAACAAAAACCTTTACAGAAGAAGAGTTTGAAGAAGTAAAAGAGTTGCTTTTAGGTTTGCCAGACACTTTACAAGAAGATTACGAAGCAGGTATTTTTGAGAATTTTGTAGAATACCCAACAAGTACTGGTTTTGTACTTAATTCTATAGAGGTTGCTATTTCTTTTAACAATTTTCACGAAGGAATTCACTATGGAATTATAAGATCTATCAAGAAATTTTTATAG
- the truB gene encoding tRNA pseudouridine(55) synthase TruB — protein sequence MIKTVEEYKNGQVLLIDKPLNWTSFQVVNKLRWEIRQRFNIKKIKVGHAGTLDPLATGLLIICTGKQTKEIHVYQGQEKEYTGTFTIGATTPSYDLETEVDKTYPTDHITEELLYETTKQFIGDIQQRPPIFSAIKKDGKRLYELARKGETTEINARTVSITEFEITKIDLPEVEFRVVCSKGTYIRSLAYDFGLALNSGAHLSALRRTKIGDFSVENGVSVEQFIQDIQDDTVES from the coding sequence ATGATAAAAACAGTAGAAGAGTATAAAAACGGTCAAGTCTTGTTAATAGACAAACCTTTAAATTGGACTTCTTTTCAAGTAGTTAACAAACTTCGTTGGGAAATTAGACAACGCTTTAATATTAAGAAAATTAAAGTTGGTCATGCGGGTACTTTAGATCCGCTTGCTACAGGTTTATTAATTATTTGTACAGGTAAGCAGACAAAAGAAATACATGTTTACCAAGGACAAGAAAAAGAATATACAGGTACATTTACAATAGGAGCAACCACACCAAGTTACGATTTAGAAACTGAGGTTGATAAAACCTATCCAACAGATCATATAACAGAAGAATTGTTATATGAAACTACCAAGCAATTTATTGGGGATATTCAGCAAAGACCACCTATTTTTTCTGCAATTAAGAAAGATGGTAAACGTTTATATGAGTTAGCTCGAAAGGGTGAAACTACAGAAATTAATGCAAGAACTGTAAGCATAACAGAATTCGAAATCACAAAAATAGATTTACCAGAAGTAGAATTTAGAGTGGTTTGTAGTAAAGGTACTTACATTCGTTCCTTAGCGTACGATTTTGGATTGGCTTTAAATTCAGGCGCACATTTATCAGCATTAAGAAGAACTAAAATTGGTGATTTTTCTGTTGAAAATGGAGTTTCTGTAGAGCAATTTATTCAAGATATACAAGATGACACTGTAGAATCTTAA
- the mscL gene encoding large conductance mechanosensitive channel protein MscL translates to MGMLKEFKDFAMKGNLIDIAVGFVMGAAFKQVVTSFTGGIVSPLIGLIFNTDLKDLKWIAKEGVVDDAGKVVGEVAVLYGDFLTNVIDFIIVAFVMFMIVKGINSTKKKEEPAPAAPAGPSQEDLLAEIRDLLAKK, encoded by the coding sequence ATGGGAATGCTTAAAGAGTTTAAAGACTTTGCAATGAAGGGAAACCTTATTGATATTGCAGTAGGTTTTGTAATGGGTGCAGCTTTTAAACAAGTTGTAACTTCTTTTACAGGAGGAATTGTTTCTCCACTAATTGGATTAATATTTAATACTGATTTAAAAGATTTGAAATGGATCGCTAAAGAGGGTGTTGTAGATGACGCTGGAAAAGTTGTTGGTGAAGTAGCTGTTTTATACGGAGATTTCTTAACAAACGTTATCGATTTTATAATTGTTGCTTTTGTAATGTTTATGATTGTAAAAGGTATTAACTCAACTAAAAAGAAAGAAGAACCAGCTCCAGCAGCTCCTGCAGGACCAAGTCAAGAAGACTTATTAGCAGAAATTAGAGATTTATTAGCTAAAAAATAA
- a CDS encoding glycosyltransferase family 4 protein produces the protein MKPILIHTHFHKRRTGVTRSIENVLPFFNKEYETYVYGYNVEGDKITTSKLKKLLFSDREVVVHCHRNNEIMRMLFLRFLGAKFKLIATRHAETTPSGLTLKLLKKADKVVTLIESMSENLGIKNTIVGHGVNVDLFSPKKDVALENIQQENVILCAGRVRKAKGQVVLLEAAKVLKEHKNWALVIVGKIDKPAFLEELKKIAKKHHIADQIYFVGETSDIVSYYQASKIAVVPSFSEGFSLVTAEAMSCGCSVIATKNVGVHSSLIDNQKNGYLFEAGATSELETLLSKSLKNEIPLLGKEAREEILKNWSAKKEAENLMAVYKTT, from the coding sequence TTGAAACCAATTTTAATACATACGCATTTTCATAAACGAAGAACCGGAGTTACTAGAAGTATAGAAAATGTGCTACCTTTTTTTAATAAGGAGTATGAGACTTATGTTTATGGTTATAATGTTGAAGGAGATAAAATTACGACTTCAAAATTAAAGAAACTTCTTTTTTCTGATCGAGAGGTTGTTGTGCATTGTCATAGAAATAATGAAATAATGAGAATGTTATTTCTACGTTTTTTAGGAGCAAAGTTTAAGTTAATTGCAACACGTCACGCAGAAACGACTCCGTCTGGATTAACTTTAAAATTATTAAAAAAAGCCGATAAAGTGGTAACACTCATAGAAAGTATGAGTGAAAACTTAGGTATAAAAAATACCATTGTTGGTCATGGAGTAAATGTTGATTTGTTTTCTCCTAAAAAGGATGTCGCTTTAGAAAATATTCAGCAAGAAAATGTAATTTTATGTGCAGGAAGAGTTCGTAAAGCAAAAGGGCAAGTAGTTTTATTAGAAGCAGCTAAGGTTTTAAAAGAACATAAAAATTGGGCTTTGGTAATTGTTGGTAAAATAGATAAACCTGCTTTTTTAGAGGAATTAAAAAAGATTGCAAAAAAGCATCATATTGCAGATCAAATATATTTTGTAGGTGAAACATCAGATATTGTTTCTTATTATCAAGCTTCAAAAATTGCTGTTGTGCCTAGTTTTTCGGAAGGATTTTCTTTAGTAACTGCAGAAGCTATGTCTTGTGGATGTTCTGTAATTGCAACTAAAAATGTGGGAGTCCATTCTTCATTAATAGATAATCAAAAGAATGGTTATTTATTTGAAGCAGGGGCTACCTCAGAATTAGAAACACTTTTATCTAAGTCATTAAAGAATGAAATTCCTCTTTTAGGAAAAGAAGCACGAGAAGAAATTCTAAAAAACTGGAGTGCAAAAAAAGAAGCAGAAAACTTAATGGCAGTTTATAAAACAACATAG
- a CDS encoding arsenate reductase family protein: MKKVYFLQTCDTCRRILKEVNTDGFERQEIKTNNLTADQLEEMYAISGSYEALFNKRAKLYKSMDLKNQTLSEADYRQFLLDEYTFLKRPVFIVDEEFFIGNSKKVIEALKEKIG; this comes from the coding sequence ATGAAGAAAGTCTATTTTTTACAAACTTGTGATACTTGCCGAAGAATTTTAAAAGAGGTAAATACCGATGGTTTTGAACGACAGGAAATTAAAACAAACAACCTTACTGCAGATCAATTAGAAGAAATGTATGCCATTTCTGGCAGTTATGAAGCACTTTTTAATAAACGTGCAAAGTTGTATAAATCTATGGATTTAAAAAACCAAACGTTGTCTGAGGCTGATTATAGACAGTTTCTTTTGGATGAATACACGTTTTTAAAGCGTCCGGTTTTTATAGTTGATGAAGAATTTTTTATTGGAAATAGTAAAAAAGTAATTGAAGCTTTAAAAGAGAAGATTGGTTAA